One Granulicella sp. 5B5 DNA window includes the following coding sequences:
- the kdpF gene encoding K(+)-transporting ATPase subunit F, protein MRALERRNTRRGETMIQNIVLLAVSALLLVYLVYALLKPEKF, encoded by the coding sequence GTGCGCGCGCTTGAACGTCGCAACACGCGGAGAGGAGAGACGATGATCCAGAATATTGTGCTGTTGGCGGTCTCGGCCTTGTTGCTGGTCTACCTGGTGTATGCGCTTTTGAAGCCGGAGAAGTTCTAG
- the kdpA gene encoding potassium-transporting ATPase subunit KdpA, producing the protein MSLNGWLQILLFTVLVLLLAQPMGSYMTRVFERRKTWLDPVFGPVERVLYRVTGVDAEHEMQWTEYAVAMLAFSAATMVLTYVVERLQGFLPLNVQHLPGVAPDVALNTAISFTTNTNWQSYVPESTMSYLTQMLGLATHNFWSAAVGLALAIAFVRGIARRESKTLGNFWVDLTRGTLWVLLPISFVFAIVLVSQGVVQNFRPYDKATLVQPQTVTDASGKSTTVTTQTIAQGPVASQEAIKMLGTNGGGFFNANSAHPFENPTPLSNFLQLLSIFVVPAGLTVTLGKMVGSPKHGGAVLAAMAVLFLAGVTTCYWAEAQPNPLLHDVDQAHTQMQPGGNMEGKEVRFGIANSALFATVTTDASCGAVNSMHDSFMPLGGMVPLVNILLGEIVFGGVGAGLYGMLVFVVLAVFIAGLMVGRTPEYLGKKIEAYDVQMSMLYLLIFPLIILGFAAVAVLMPQTGLSVLANKGPHGLSEVLYAYASATGNNGSAFAGSNWNTHWYNYSLGIAMFIGRFLMIVPMLAIAGNLARKKIVPESAGTFPVTTPLFTVLLVGVILIVGALTFFPAISLGPVLEHLLLHAGSAF; encoded by the coding sequence ATGTCACTGAATGGGTGGTTACAGATTCTGCTGTTCACGGTGCTGGTACTGCTGCTGGCACAGCCGATGGGCAGCTATATGACGCGGGTGTTTGAGCGGCGCAAGACATGGCTCGATCCGGTCTTTGGACCTGTGGAGCGGGTGCTGTATCGCGTGACCGGCGTTGATGCTGAACACGAGATGCAGTGGACGGAGTATGCCGTTGCAATGCTGGCGTTCAGCGCGGCGACGATGGTGCTGACGTATGTTGTGGAGCGGCTGCAGGGGTTTCTGCCGCTGAACGTACAGCACCTGCCGGGCGTTGCGCCGGATGTGGCACTGAATACGGCGATCTCGTTTACGACGAACACGAACTGGCAGAGCTATGTGCCGGAGTCGACGATGAGCTACCTGACGCAGATGCTGGGGCTGGCGACGCATAACTTCTGGTCTGCCGCGGTGGGGCTGGCGCTGGCGATTGCGTTTGTGCGCGGCATCGCGCGCCGCGAGAGTAAGACGCTGGGCAACTTCTGGGTGGACCTGACGCGTGGCACGCTGTGGGTGCTGCTGCCGATCAGTTTTGTGTTTGCGATTGTGCTGGTATCGCAGGGCGTGGTGCAGAACTTTCGTCCGTATGACAAGGCAACGCTGGTGCAGCCGCAGACTGTGACTGATGCGAGCGGCAAGAGCACGACGGTGACGACGCAGACGATCGCGCAAGGGCCGGTGGCCTCGCAGGAGGCGATCAAGATGCTGGGGACGAACGGGGGCGGGTTCTTCAATGCAAACAGCGCGCATCCGTTTGAGAACCCGACGCCGCTGTCAAACTTTTTGCAACTGCTGTCGATCTTTGTGGTCCCGGCAGGGCTGACGGTGACGCTGGGGAAGATGGTGGGGTCTCCGAAGCACGGCGGTGCGGTGCTGGCGGCGATGGCGGTGTTGTTTCTTGCGGGCGTGACGACTTGCTATTGGGCCGAGGCGCAGCCGAACCCTCTGCTGCATGATGTGGACCAGGCGCATACGCAGATGCAGCCGGGCGGCAACATGGAAGGCAAAGAGGTTCGGTTCGGGATTGCGAACTCGGCACTCTTTGCAACTGTGACGACCGATGCGAGCTGCGGTGCGGTGAACTCGATGCATGACTCGTTCATGCCGCTGGGCGGGATGGTGCCGCTGGTGAACATTCTGCTGGGCGAAATTGTGTTTGGCGGCGTGGGCGCTGGCCTGTACGGGATGCTGGTGTTTGTGGTGCTCGCGGTGTTCATCGCCGGACTGATGGTGGGACGAACACCGGAGTACCTGGGCAAGAAGATCGAAGCGTATGACGTGCAGATGTCGATGCTGTACCTGCTGATCTTTCCGTTGATCATTCTTGGGTTCGCTGCGGTGGCGGTGCTGATGCCGCAGACTGGGCTGAGCGTGCTCGCGAACAAAGGGCCGCATGGGTTGAGCGAGGTGCTATATGCGTATGCGTCGGCGACGGGCAATAACGGCTCGGCGTTCGCAGGGTCGAACTGGAACACGCATTGGTACAACTACTCGCTTGGGATTGCGATGTTTATTGGGCGGTTCCTGATGATTGTGCCGATGCTGGCAATTGCAGGCAACCTGGCGCGAAAGAAGATTGTGCCCGAGAGTGCCGGCACGTTCCCGGTGACAACGCCGCTGTTTACGGTGCTGCTGGTGGGTGTGATTTTGATCGTAGGGGCGTTGACGTTCTTCCCTGCTATCAGCCTAGGGCCGGTGCTGGAGCACCTGCTGCTACACGCCGGAAGCGCGTTTTGA
- a CDS encoding outer membrane beta-barrel protein yields MPAVSGNFFQRLGEAYHDDWFPAPAAGSAPIAERRGYAAPLDSTPFPSPDYSVGGTPVIGAPDTQTYPLMQAINENRSRTKIYGWFNGGFNVSTSNKGDGANAPAAYYVNPNRVIPDQQVLYIERLPNTVQTDHVDWGFRFAQLYGQDYRYTTAKGYFSQQLLLENHEYGYDPVMFYLDIYVPHVAKGMNIRVGRYISLPDIEAQLAPNNYTYSHSILYTLDPYTQTGIVASIKLSDHWLLQTGFSGGNDVAPWTKDVKPTGTACVDYTWSHGGDALYTCANSFNDGKYAYNNLQSYYETWYHKLNSSWHTDSETWYMYERDVPNIAGNVANPIKPETGANGAFCAYGEKTCFAPEVGVVNYVEHEFNTHRYLSIRNEFVDDIRGQRTGYATKYSEHLISFGQWIGSTVLFRPEVRLEHSYDLAAYNLGTKKTQFVVAGDITYHF; encoded by the coding sequence ATGCCAGCGGTAAGCGGGAATTTCTTCCAGCGGTTGGGTGAGGCGTATCACGATGACTGGTTCCCTGCTCCGGCCGCAGGCAGTGCGCCCATAGCGGAGCGGCGAGGGTATGCTGCCCCGTTGGATTCGACACCCTTTCCGAGTCCGGATTACTCAGTGGGTGGAACGCCGGTGATTGGTGCGCCGGATACGCAGACGTACCCACTGATGCAAGCCATCAACGAGAACCGCAGCCGGACAAAGATCTATGGCTGGTTCAATGGCGGATTCAACGTGAGCACCAGCAACAAAGGTGATGGGGCGAATGCGCCGGCGGCGTACTATGTCAATCCCAATCGCGTGATCCCAGATCAACAGGTGCTGTATATCGAGCGGCTGCCAAATACGGTGCAGACCGACCACGTGGACTGGGGTTTCCGGTTCGCGCAGCTCTATGGGCAAGACTATCGCTACACCACAGCGAAAGGTTACTTCTCACAGCAGCTACTGCTGGAGAACCATGAATATGGCTACGACCCAGTGATGTTCTACCTGGACATTTATGTGCCGCATGTTGCGAAGGGCATGAACATTCGCGTGGGGCGCTACATCTCGCTACCGGACATTGAAGCGCAGTTGGCACCGAACAATTACACGTACTCGCACTCGATTTTGTACACGCTGGACCCTTATACGCAGACGGGGATTGTGGCGAGCATCAAGCTGAGCGATCACTGGTTGCTGCAGACGGGATTTTCCGGCGGCAATGACGTGGCACCGTGGACGAAGGATGTGAAACCCACCGGCACGGCATGCGTGGACTACACCTGGAGCCACGGGGGCGATGCGCTGTATACGTGCGCGAACTCGTTCAATGACGGGAAATACGCTTACAACAATCTGCAGAGCTACTACGAGACCTGGTACCACAAGCTGAACTCAAGCTGGCACACGGACAGCGAGACCTGGTACATGTATGAGCGCGATGTGCCGAACATCGCAGGCAATGTAGCGAACCCGATCAAGCCAGAGACCGGCGCGAATGGGGCTTTCTGCGCTTACGGCGAAAAGACCTGCTTTGCGCCTGAGGTGGGTGTGGTGAATTACGTGGAACACGAGTTCAACACTCACCGTTACCTCTCTATCCGCAATGAATTTGTGGACGACATCAGGGGCCAGCGGACCGGGTACGCGACAAAGTACAGCGAGCACCTGATCAGCTTTGGGCAGTGGATTGGCTCTACCGTGCTGTTTCGTCCGGAGGTCCGGCTGGAGCACTCCTATGACCTGGCGGCCTATAACCTTGGCACAAAGAAGACACAGTTCGTTGTGGCTGGTGATATCACGTACCACTTTTGA
- a CDS encoding response regulator transcription factor, whose product MRILIVDDERQITRVLRTSLQSSGYEVSVANNGMEAFSVFKSASPDLVITDLSMPEMDGLELTRAIRAISEVPIIVLSVREQEPIKVAALDEGADDYVTKPFSMQELLARVRANLRKGLRNEPPAAVITVGDLHVDTASRRVSVRGVETHLTPKEFDLLLQLASHPDQVMTHRQLLRNIWGPAGEDQPEYLRVLVAQLRKKLDSNDSGRYIESEPWVGYRLRGVAGPTDE is encoded by the coding sequence ATGCGAATTCTGATCGTGGACGATGAGCGGCAGATTACGCGCGTGCTGCGGACTTCGTTGCAGAGCAGCGGGTATGAGGTTTCGGTTGCGAACAATGGGATGGAGGCGTTCAGCGTGTTCAAGAGCGCGTCGCCGGACCTTGTGATTACCGACCTCTCGATGCCGGAGATGGATGGGCTGGAGCTGACGCGGGCGATCCGCGCGATCTCGGAGGTGCCGATCATTGTGCTATCGGTGCGCGAGCAGGAGCCAATCAAAGTGGCCGCGCTGGACGAGGGCGCGGACGACTATGTGACCAAACCGTTCAGCATGCAGGAGCTGCTGGCGCGAGTGCGCGCGAACCTGCGCAAGGGGCTACGCAACGAGCCTCCGGCCGCCGTGATTACGGTGGGTGATCTGCACGTCGATACGGCTTCGCGACGCGTGAGTGTGCGCGGCGTGGAGACGCACCTGACGCCGAAGGAGTTCGATCTGCTGCTGCAACTGGCGAGCCATCCGGACCAGGTGATGACGCACCGGCAACTGCTGCGGAACATATGGGGACCGGCGGGTGAAGACCAGCCGGAGTATCTGCGCGTACTGGTGGCGCAGCTGCGCAAGAAGCTGGACAGCAACGACAGTGGGCGGTACATCGAGAGTGAGCCGTGGGTGGGGTATCGGCTGCGCGGAGTGGCCGGCCCAACTGACGAATAG
- the kdpB gene encoding potassium-transporting ATPase subunit KdpB — protein MSTARELKGRQSLFDGAIVRRASVDALRKLAPQLMMKNPVMFVVEVGSVLTSVLLVLDTVRHTGHFKFDVQITLWLWFTVLFANFAEAMAEGRGKAQADALRLAKSETTAYRVNKAGDVEEVPSSQLRAGDVVRVVAGQMIPGDGEIVDGVASVDESAITGESAPVIREAGGDRSAVTGGTRVLSDAITVKITSNPGETFLDRMIALVEGAERQKTPNEIALNILLAGLTIIFLLAVVTLQPFAMYSGAPQTIFVLISLLVCLIPTTIGGLLSAIGIAGMDRLVQHNVLATSGRAVEAAGDVNTLLLDKTGTITIGNRQASEFVAAPGVTGEQLADAAQLSSLSDETPEGRSIVVLAKEQYGLRGRELAKLNAEFIPFSATTRMSGIEVDGRSIRKGAVDAIARYLEEHGVRMPNEVRESVETVARSGGTPLVVAENGRALGVIHLKDIVKGGMRERFDQLRAMGIRTVMITGDNPLTAAAIAREAGVDDFLAEAKPKDKMDLIKREQAEGKLVAMTGDGTNDAPALAQADVGVAMNSGTQAAKEAGNMVDLDSNPTKLIEIVAIGKQLLMTRGALTTFSISNDIAKYFAIIPAMFAGVFPVLNALNVMHLHNAESAVLSAVIFNALVIVALIPLALRGVTYRPMSAAALLQRNLMVYGLGGIIVPFIGIKLIDMLITAVGLA, from the coding sequence ATGTCGACCGCAAGAGAGTTGAAGGGACGCCAGTCGCTGTTTGATGGTGCGATTGTGCGGCGCGCGAGCGTGGATGCTCTGCGCAAGTTGGCGCCGCAGCTGATGATGAAGAACCCGGTGATGTTCGTGGTAGAGGTAGGCAGTGTGCTGACCAGCGTGCTGCTGGTGCTGGACACGGTGCGGCACACGGGGCACTTCAAGTTCGATGTGCAGATTACGCTGTGGCTGTGGTTCACGGTGCTGTTTGCGAACTTTGCCGAGGCGATGGCCGAAGGGCGCGGCAAGGCGCAGGCCGATGCGCTGCGGCTGGCGAAGTCGGAGACGACGGCGTATCGCGTGAACAAGGCCGGTGATGTGGAGGAAGTGCCGAGCTCGCAGCTGCGTGCAGGCGATGTGGTGCGCGTAGTTGCTGGGCAGATGATTCCTGGCGATGGCGAGATTGTGGACGGTGTCGCGTCAGTGGATGAGTCTGCCATTACGGGCGAGAGTGCGCCGGTGATTCGCGAAGCTGGCGGTGACCGCTCCGCTGTGACGGGCGGGACGCGCGTGTTGAGCGATGCGATTACGGTAAAGATCACGTCGAACCCTGGCGAGACGTTTTTGGACCGCATGATTGCGCTGGTGGAAGGTGCTGAGAGGCAGAAGACTCCGAATGAGATTGCACTGAATATTCTGCTGGCGGGGTTGACGATTATCTTTCTGCTGGCGGTGGTGACGCTGCAGCCGTTCGCGATGTACTCGGGCGCGCCGCAGACGATCTTTGTGCTGATTTCGCTGCTGGTGTGTTTGATTCCAACGACGATTGGCGGGCTGCTCTCCGCAATTGGCATTGCGGGCATGGACCGGCTGGTGCAGCACAATGTACTGGCGACCTCGGGCCGTGCTGTGGAGGCGGCCGGTGATGTGAATACGTTACTGCTGGATAAGACGGGGACTATCACGATTGGCAACCGGCAGGCTTCGGAGTTTGTAGCTGCGCCGGGTGTGACCGGAGAGCAGCTTGCGGATGCGGCGCAGCTGTCGTCGTTGTCGGATGAGACGCCGGAGGGGCGCTCGATTGTGGTGCTGGCGAAGGAGCAGTATGGGCTGCGCGGGCGTGAGCTGGCGAAGCTGAATGCTGAGTTCATTCCCTTCTCTGCGACGACGCGCATGAGCGGCATCGAGGTGGATGGACGGAGTATTCGCAAGGGTGCTGTGGATGCGATTGCGCGCTACCTGGAAGAGCATGGCGTGAGGATGCCGAACGAGGTGCGCGAGTCAGTGGAGACGGTGGCGCGCAGTGGCGGTACTCCGCTGGTGGTGGCTGAGAATGGGCGCGCGCTGGGCGTGATCCATTTGAAGGACATTGTGAAGGGCGGGATGCGCGAGCGGTTCGATCAACTACGCGCGATGGGTATCCGCACGGTGATGATTACTGGCGATAACCCGCTGACGGCTGCGGCTATTGCTCGCGAGGCCGGTGTGGATGACTTTCTTGCCGAGGCCAAGCCGAAGGACAAGATGGACCTGATCAAGCGGGAGCAGGCCGAAGGCAAACTCGTTGCGATGACAGGTGATGGGACGAACGATGCTCCGGCGCTGGCGCAGGCCGATGTAGGCGTGGCGATGAACAGCGGCACGCAGGCTGCGAAGGAGGCCGGCAACATGGTCGACCTGGACAGCAATCCGACCAAGCTGATTGAGATTGTGGCAATTGGCAAGCAGTTGCTGATGACGCGTGGGGCGCTGACGACGTTTTCGATCTCGAATGACATTGCGAAGTACTTTGCGATTATTCCGGCGATGTTTGCAGGCGTGTTTCCGGTGCTGAATGCGCTGAACGTGATGCACCTGCACAATGCGGAGTCGGCGGTGCTGTCGGCGGTGATCTTCAATGCGCTGGTGATTGTGGCGCTGATTCCGCTGGCGCTGCGCGGAGTGACGTACAGGCCGATGTCGGCGGCGGCGCTGCTGCAGCGGAACCTGATGGTGTATGGGCTTGGCGGGATTATTGTTCCGTTTATTGGAATTAAGCTGATCGATATGTTGATTACTGCGGTTGGGCTGGCGTAG
- a CDS encoding histidine kinase: MANSEAPRKRPEDWLPAAEPEKTRGRFKVFLGYAPGVGKTFSMLGEGIRRHARGEDVVIGYVETHGRKGTAELATQLEQVPPREIDYKGTLFREMDLDAILKRRPQVVLVDELAHTNIEGSRFAKRYEDVLLLLENNIDVLSTINVQHVESLGPRVQSLTGVMVREAVPDWVLDRADEIVISDLTPEALATRMRRGDIYPLERAERALQNFFRRGNLIALREMALHKVTRAVDRTLDDYVKSKQLGAHWSVTEKVAVCISASAQARDLIARGARLAEGLGGEFYVVHVHNPKDDEPERKRTLEASLLFAKNLGAHIVQLTGKNIPATTAAFVSENRITQAIFGRSALKGMKKWLYYLAIQRFMSAAPHVDLHIVSQENR; encoded by the coding sequence TTGGCGAACAGCGAGGCACCGAGGAAGAGGCCTGAAGACTGGCTGCCAGCGGCGGAGCCGGAGAAGACTCGCGGGCGGTTCAAGGTGTTTCTGGGCTATGCGCCGGGGGTGGGCAAGACGTTCAGCATGCTCGGTGAAGGGATACGCCGGCATGCGCGCGGCGAAGATGTGGTGATCGGCTATGTGGAGACGCATGGACGCAAGGGTACCGCCGAGCTGGCGACGCAACTGGAGCAGGTGCCGCCACGGGAGATCGATTACAAAGGGACACTGTTTCGTGAGATGGATCTGGACGCCATTTTGAAGCGGCGGCCGCAGGTGGTGCTGGTGGACGAATTGGCGCATACGAACATTGAAGGCAGCCGGTTTGCGAAGCGCTATGAGGATGTGCTGCTGCTGCTGGAGAACAACATCGATGTGCTGAGCACGATCAATGTGCAGCATGTGGAGAGCCTGGGGCCGCGCGTGCAGAGCCTGACGGGCGTTATGGTGCGCGAGGCCGTGCCGGACTGGGTGCTGGACCGGGCAGATGAGATCGTGATCAGCGATTTGACGCCAGAGGCGCTGGCGACGCGGATGCGGCGTGGGGACATCTATCCGCTGGAGCGGGCGGAGAGGGCGCTGCAGAACTTTTTTCGTCGCGGGAACTTGATTGCGCTGCGCGAGATGGCGCTGCACAAGGTGACGCGGGCGGTGGACCGGACACTCGATGACTATGTGAAGAGCAAGCAGCTCGGGGCACATTGGTCGGTAACGGAAAAGGTGGCGGTGTGCATCAGCGCGAGTGCGCAGGCGCGCGACTTGATTGCTCGTGGAGCGCGGCTGGCTGAAGGTTTGGGCGGAGAGTTTTATGTGGTGCATGTGCATAACCCGAAGGATGACGAGCCGGAGCGCAAGCGGACGCTGGAGGCGAGCCTGCTGTTTGCGAAGAACCTGGGAGCGCATATTGTGCAGCTGACGGGGAAGAATATTCCGGCTACGACAGCGGCGTTTGTGAGCGAGAACAGGATCACACAGGCGATCTTTGGGAGGTCGGCGCTGAAGGGCATGAAGAAGTGGCTGTACTATCTGGCTATCCAGCGGTTCATGTCGGCTGCGCCGCATGTGGACCTGCATATTGTGAGCCAGGAGAACCGATAG